The Anas acuta chromosome 14, bAnaAcu1.1, whole genome shotgun sequence DNA window GGTACTTCTCTGTGAAACCCTTTTTGTGAGCAGATCTGCCCCTGGCTGCTCATTCACACACCTCTGCCGAACCccctgcagtgtgtgtgtgcactgcaCTTTGTGCTTGTGCCTCAGCTTCTGAGGAGACAGATCACAGTGAACACTTCTTGGCCAGGAAAGCCCTGGGCTGAAGTGAGAAGGGTGGCACTGTCCTGGCTGCTTTTCCTTGGCCTAGTTAGTAGATTGAAAGGTGATGGATGCTCCAGAGACAAATGAGTCTTGTGAacagctcagagctgctctggcATCCCAGGCGGGACCTCAGCCAGCCTCAGACCGTGCCCTCCGCCAGCCGGTCGCTggcctttttcctccttcctcacGAGCCTGTGGAGTGCCTTCAGCTCGGCCGTGTCACTGAGTCAGAGGCAGGAGTGAATGTGAAGTATTTGGAGGGTCAGAGGTGTTACGAATAGGCTGAGATCAGAGGcttttgctgcagaaaaaaaaaaatagagctaaGTAGATGATACATTGCATGCACGCCTAGGAGAGCGGTAGAAAACGTGCTACAGGCAAAAACACTCCTAAAACCTTAAGAGTTTGGGTTGACCGGCGTTGCCTTGGGAGGAAAGCCAAAAACCGATGGGGTCCTGGCAGCGAGcgctggggctctgctggggctgcatcCCACGGGGCAAACAAGAAGGGCACAGGTTGTGCCACATCGCAGCGGGGATCCCTGCCACGGCCAGAGCTTTGTGCCCACAGCACGGGTGGGCCGGTCCTTGGCCCCCATCGGGCCGGGATTTGGCCCCCATCGGGCTGGGATTTGGCCCTCACCCGGCTCTTCCCTCacggggcccggccccgccgccattttATCGCCCCCTGGCGGGCGCTGTGGGGAGCCGCTCCCGGCCATGGCCACCCGCCCACAGCCACCTTGTCACGGCCACAAGCCCACGGCCACCCCAGCAGGGCCACAAGCCCACGGCCACTCGGTCCTGGCCACCCAGGACCCCCGCAGGGCCGGCTGCGAGCCCCCTCGCCCCGCACCGCCACCCACCCGCCCTTAGGTGCATGTCCACAGGCTCGCCCGCTATTCACGGCTAACTCTCTTCACTGttcttaggaggaaaaagaagtgcATTCGGTACTTACAAGGAGAAGGACGCTGTGCCAGCCCAGTTTCTTCCGATGGAAGTGCTATAGactcccctccctctcccctggATGCACTCCAACGCGTACCCTCTGCTTTCCCTTCAGaccagcccgcagcccccgctgccTCCGCGCACCGAGAGCCTCCCGACCCCTTCCCCGTCTCGGCCCACGCCGGCCCGGCCGCCAGCTCCTCCAGACCGAGCGCCCACCGCTCGCCCCGCACGCCCGCCGAGCCCCCGGCGCACAGCGTGGCCCCCGCGGGGACGTAGCCCCGCGCCCACCCGCCCGCCTTGGCTGAGACACCGGGCACCTTGCTCGCTCCACAGCACCGGAGGCCCGTCCAAAAACTCCCCAAGTTCACTGTCAAACTTGCAAAGTTAGGCGACGGAATGATTTAAGGATGCTGGaaaactctcttttttttgtttattatttttttttgggggggggggtggtggttaAAGATAGAaaagtgactttaaaaaaaaaggttaaaaaaaaatacttgccaAAATTTCTAAGTGCTGATGAGTAAACAAGCCTTttgtccctgccctgtgctgcttttttgtttgtttggggtttttcttttattttttctttcttttttcctgcattatCTCCAAGTAtggcagaaagcaaagaggaacCCCCAGCTTGCTGCAGTAGGTGGTAGGTGCTATAAATCTAACACTGGCTTCCATTTCCTGCCTTCTGAGCTGCTTTAAGCTGTAGTCGGTCACAGATCTCCCGTAGCCGTTGTACCACGGGGCTGGAAAAAGCTGGAACAGGAGCATTTTGTAAAAGCCCTCGTGTCTGAAGACTAAATGTAGCGATGCTAGCTCCCTGATCCGACCGatagatgaaatatttaaacaaatgagGTGTGTTTTTTAAGCTTCGTGTCCGAGGACAGGAAGGTACTGTTTACAGGTAACAGGTCTCTGTGCAGACGCCGATCCCACTAGCAGAGCAAAGCGGGGCGCTGCCCAGGCACAGCAGGAGCTCGGCCGCTTGGAGGTCTGACCGCTGCCCGTGTTGGTGCGGGGCCTCCCTTGCTGTCGTGACTCggtccctgcagctctggcagccaAAATTCCCATCCACCAGCCTGGGGGCAGCCTCAAAAAGCCTCAAACTCTGCAACCAGCTGTGCACCGGCTCACGGGAGGAGCACAGCACGTGTAAAGCCGTAACGCCCCCGTCCCAGAGCCTTTCCCTTGGCAAGCAGGGGTGAGGACAGGCGGCCGCGTGTGCTCTGCCCCCCTCTTGGCTCTCCCCTTCCCCGGGGCAGGccgggagcagagcagcacactGCCCGGCTCTCTACTTACAATCTGTACTTACCCTCTGCAAGATCAAAACCATTTCTTGATGATTTGGTgtagaactttaaaaaaaaaaaaaaaaaaattattctagCTTTTTCTGAGATCTTCCCTCTACCTCCATAACGATGCCAAATGTTAATGTCTTCTCTCCAGCTTGAAAACATTTACCAGTTtctggtattttatttatatgttgagcttgacaaacaaaaacactgcagacAGATTCTGATCTCCATAAACTGATGTAAATCCCCAAAAAGTTATTGATTTACTTCACATTTGCATACCTGTCACAGAGACCAGAATCTGCCTGAAAGAAATGTATTCTAGactgctgaagagaaaaataacaacagacagagggagagggggatctatttttttctactttacaGAATAGGTTTTAGAGTACTGAATGCAAATTATGTAGTAATATTATTGTAGAACTGCAAGAAATTTAAGATGACCTttataatgtaaaaatatttttatatttttttcttaaaacaaaaacaaaaaccctaatTTTTTTACATTGGACTAAACAACTTTTTAAGCAAGTTAATGCATCAAAGatcaaaaactttaaaaaaaaaaaaaagattagtcTGTAGAGCATCTTTGGGTTTATTCCCTTTATTTAGGTACTTTTGCGTATAGTAGTGTAGACTTTTTAATTCCAGTTTTAGTTTAGATCTAAACCTATTGCTTAATTCCTCTCCTGTGTAAATGTAACTTCAGAAGCACTGAATGAAAGCTACGTGCACAAACCTGAAAGTTGTTTTAACCCTCAGAGAAGTGAATTACCTGAAGCGCCGTCCACCTGTACTTGGCCATGTCCTTATGGCACTCGGAGGGTTAATTACATAGCACTAGATCACCACACAATCTGCTcggttttaaattattttagaaagcttAGACAACAGCATGGTCCAGTGCTGAACAGAGGAACTCAGCAGACTATTCCCAGACCCGACATAGATTcttctcatatatatatataaaaaaaaaaatctaaaaaaaaaaaaaaaaagctgtgtctCAGCTGACCACTTTTCATGGTGACTCTGATGTAAGGTGCTGTAGAAGTGTCAACTACTGTAAAAGCCACAGCTGACAAATCAGCCACACTGCGCCCATCAGTGGCCTAGCGTAAGGCTGGCACACCCTAATACCTGATCGCTATTTGGTGGTGGGATAAAATGTAACTTAGCAGCAAAGCAAAGAGGGgtataaaacaaaccaaaaaaaaaagcagatgtgtTTAAATAACACCAGAGGAAATTTAGGGGAAAGTCCTGCACAGTATTAAGCTGCGCACCTTGACCAAGGGCCGCGTAGCACCGGCATGCCCAGAACAGCCGTCACTCATTTCAGAACTCGTTAGGACTTTCACCCGCTTATTTCAAGGCTACTCAGGGCCCTCCACGGCGTTCGGGCTGCCTGCCTTGGTTCGGGGCACGCTGACCAGGGAAAGGCCCATCTGCATTGCAGCCTCCCCTCACCACGTTTATTCCATCCGATTCCTGCAGTCTCTTGGTGCACCgcgctgctcccctcctgcGGGACCTTTCCCTGTGTGCTCAGGGCGCAGGCGCAGCGCTTCCACCTCCACCTGCCCCCCTTTTCTGACCGATGCCCCAAAAAGGGGCCCTGTGCCCACAGCTCTGTGCCAGACCTCACCCCGTGGCTTCAGCTACTGCAGGACAGACACCATTTCCACCTGGTACACCTAACAGCGTCAGTTCGTACTGGTCTGAGAAAATTTaatccccctcctcccccaaaacATGCAAGAAACAGACCTTTAAACTGCCCCTTTCTGAGACAGAACAGCAAGCGTGAGCAACTCGTGCTAAGTGCCCTACGGTTAACAATCAATGCCAAAACAGAGCTACGTTTATTAATACCAAAAAAGTGTCTTTAGAAATGCTATATGAAGTGTTATTCTTTTGTGTTAATGCTCTTTTGTAATAGAAGGAAAACTTTGCCCTTAAGTTTTTATCgcaacaagatttttttttagttcttttacAGCAATTTCAACTTTTCTTGAAATACGCATTTGAATTCCTGAAACCAGTTTGAATGTAGAAGTCATGGAAATACCACTTCATTAAAccaagtaaaaccactgtatgtATGTAGCAGGGATAAATGTTTTGCAGCTGTACTTTCATTTGTCCAATGATTCTCCATCatttgttgtaatttttttacttcattgagtttgtattttttggcttttatgttcaaaatatgtttatagCTTTATAAATAAAGTAATTGCCAGACTGGCTATTCAGAATAGGCCACTGGAAGTTATAAACCTATCAAGGTGTCAAATAGTTATTCCTTGGAACCGAAGAagattcttgctttttttttttccagcatttgtatgtttaaacacttttaaaaataattgccaATAGTCTTCAACAAAGGTAAGACTGAAATTGTAAACCAAGActaaggaaatatatattttatgtaaaacGATCACTACAGAtgacttcctcctcctccccagagcCCATTTAATCACTTCTGCCAAGAGCAGCTCTCTGAAAAGGCCatgagtggggaaaaaaataaataaattaaggcAGCTCCATACaagttaaacagaaaaataaagcttagcAATGGGAAATTGGTCGGTGTCTCTCTTTCAGAAATTCCAAACTATGCAGCCTCTGTCTTTTACAACAGCAGGCATCAGGTCCAGGAAAACCCACATAGCAGCTGCACTGGACCCCAAACTATCCCACAGCACCTTCATAGAGAGGCTGGTTCTCTACAGCCCAGTTCTAATTGCTCAAATGGATGAGACAGCCGAGAGGTTGGACATTCAGAGGTTAAAAAAGGCGTTTCTCACACTGACATACCCGTCTGGCAGCTACAGAATTTGAATGGAGTCTGAGACAGCACTACAGGGTAATTCCAGAGAAAATAAGTCACATGGAATCCTAACAACCTGGCCTActaagaatattaaaatttgtCACAGCCATATAAACCTCTGAGCACAACAGCCCTTTGTTGTGCATATTACTTGACTGCCACAGTTGCAGGAGTTGTGTGCGCACTCCTCCTATCAGCAGCCCACTGGCACCACTCCGGAGCTTCAGCAAAGGCCACTGCGGTCAAATGCTTTCGTGGTGAAGCTGAGGGGTTATTTCTTAGGCAAGCTGCCTTAATAATTAGCAAGTCTTGCCACAGGTGTGTTTTGTGCAAACCAAGTAGAAGCAGGGTAACATGGAAGACAagctctgcctcttcctcatcctTCAGCACAGAGGCACGGCgtcaggcagcagctgccacgACACAGATCGTAGCCCGCTGACCAGCCCCTACAGGAATCACACACGGGTTTCTGCCTTTCAGCACAATTACAGTACCAGGCTTCTGTATTAGAAGCACAGCACTCCAGGAATGGAACCCAGGTGATCCTGGGACACTCTGTGCTTCACACAGAGATGGATTTGTTTCCTGAAAGAACCCAGGTTCAGCTGAATATTCAACTACAAGAATCGTTATCAGAAGCTTTTCTCTAGCAGCACTTTGAGTTGCTTTGTTTGCAATACAGGATGCTGGGAAAGCTGCTTCATCCATCCAAATCTGCAGCGCTGGAGTATTTTATGCCCACTGACAATGCCATCACCAGCACAGACGCAGGCCCAGCAGCCTTATGAATAAGCATGTGACCAGCAGCTGCATCCAAAGCACGGATCTGAGCGCTGCTTTAGACCAAGTTATGAATGCTTTCATTAATGGCTACATCAAAGCAAGATTACCTAAAAAGCTGGTAAGCCATcaaaaaaatccatctggaTTTAGCTTCAGACTTAATTTGAGTCGCCCACTGTGGCTGACTAGCGACTTGCATTACagtcatttaaaacaaagattttatttcaattagGTGCTCCCTCAGTACTAGTATTTGTATATTCAGTAGTAAGCGACACTAGGATCGTCTGGTTTCAAATAACTAGAACCATTTGCGAACAAAAGTTTAAAAGCCCTTTATTAATTCAGAAGTGAAACACATTTAAAGTGAGTTAAGTATGTTTATTAAGGTTCATTCTACGCTAAGGTTTATACAGAGAATGGAATGCAATACAAGCTAAGAGCACACCTCAAAGATCTACCACACAACCATCCCCTACTCCCTATAAGggaactgtaaaaaaaaataataataaaaatcaggaaaccAGTTACTGTTTAACTAGTTGCAAGTGGCTTTGTCCAAAGAAGTCAAGCTTGATACTGCATTAGCTTTGTATGCAATAATTAAGTCTCTACAAGCTGAAATATCACATACAGAGGCAAAAAGATTTCCTGTGGACACATGAAACCATGTTTTAAAGAGCTACATCACAAGGATTGTTTAAAATTGCCTAAAAACAGCCACTAATGGCATGCACAGGTCAATAATATTAACTTTGGTAATGTCAGTCATTTTTGGTCAAACCTGGATTCCACTTTTAGCAAGAAGTATAAAAACACACCTGTCCTGTGCATAAAGCAACACACTCTCCAATTGCTAACAGCTAGAGGCAGGTCTTCAAGACATGGTTGAAGTATTCCAATTTAACTCTCAGGAGCTTGCTTAGCCCTAGATTACACCTTACACTAGTCTATCAGGCAAGACTAACAGGACAAGAAAgtggacagatttttttcttttttttcttttttctttttttttttttttttaaatgcagaagaaCAACCTTTAAAGTTATATAGCTTTAAGTAATACTAATATTCCCAAAATGCTTTTGGAAGAaatcagcaacatttttttttttttttaaacttcacgTAGTTCCCCAAGACACATTTTaggtgttttttcctctctgaagcTATCAATACCCTGTACGTAAGTGTTTTGTTCTTGAGGAAGAAATCATAGGTGGTTTTATTTACAATGGTGAAGTCAATGCTTAAGATTGTAACTGGACTTGGAACAGTTAAAAAGAGTAATGAAAATGACAACCTTAAGTGCTACTTCCCATACAGAATCCACACTTAGATCAGTTTTATTCGTTGCAGAGTAAAGTAAAAAGACATCCAATTACACTAGTAAAAACTCAGAAGATTTAAATTTATActcaaaaaaaacactacacatGCAAAGGGAACAATATCCTGCTAACACAACTTCATTTGCTGCTGCATTTGTCTAATATTAACAATTATGAACAGAGCAGTGCAACTAGTATTTGGAACAATCCTTACAGTGTTCGAGTGTCAGGCACAATACTTCACTTCTCTTCACACCACTGGTTCTCTTTACGTACCTGAAAGAAGATTTTAACCGTTAGTGCACTGCAGAGAAGTTTCTCAAGTTAGCTGCCAATTCCCATAAGCATTCACGATTACTTACTGCAGAAAGGTGTGCGCTTGGAAGCAGCTTCCCTTATACGTGCACAATTTAACTACAAAGACTTCTGAATTGACCTGTTTATCCCTAGAAATCAACAGACTTCTCGTGCCCAGATTTGATCAGAACCAAATTGTTTCATCAAGTAAAACAAATGGACTGGCTTAAACCTTAACTGCTGGCTTCGTGACACAGTACTGGAGACACACTGAAGCATACGATTCACTGCCCTTGTATTTAAACAAGGTATCTTGGTCTGATCTTTCCCAGCTTAACCATTTGGCACTTCATTTGTTGTTGATGTTCTGAAGGCGATGAATTAATGACTTAGAGCTGGGAATCTAAGCATCTTACCTTTCAAGCCACATGCAAAAGCACACCAGCACTGTTACTACAGCTCCATAACCACAATCCAAGACTCCCATAAGCAATCCTACTTCCTTTCTCACAAGGCACACTGCTGAGCTAAGGAGTCAACACTTTCCGACCTTCTACAAGTAATGGGCTGCCAGCACTGTAGACACTGGAAGGTCTTTCACCAGTAGCAATCCAATTATGAGTAGTTAATGCATTAGTTTACATTTATTGTTAATAACCAGTCAGTTGCATCACACAAAATTATGAAACACTGCACATTTGATTCAGTAGGAAAAAAGCTAAATTATAATTAAACCCAGATCAAGTACCTgtgcttcttcctcttcagtgAAGTCATTCTTAATATTGAATGTCTTGCGAATTTCTTCTGGAGTTTTCCCCTTGATCATGTTTGCAACTGTCTTGCATGTGACATCAAGCAAGCCTTTGATGTCCAAGTAATTTGCAGCCTGTAGAAGAGTTTCCAAATTTAAAGCCTTGGTAtcatttttctgcctctgtagATGTACTACCAACATTTTGCTTACAGCACTGTAAAACGCTGTAACCACAATCACATCATCTCCACTTTGAGAAGCTTCTAGCTAGAACCTTGAAATAACAGTACCTAAAACTTCCTTGCCAAACAGGAGCTATTTCTACCATGAGAGACCTATCCCCTTCTTCTACACAGGGCTTTCAGAATCCCGAAGACATCTGAGATCTTCAGCGTTTACCTGCTGTTAACTACCCAAGACAAGTACAACTGGGTCACAGTACCACAGAAagtacaaattttaaaaaataaagctagacaaacctcacaaaaaaaaaaaaaaagctaaaacaaacCTCACTCCCTAGCATGAGGTTAACATCCTAACATCCACTAATTTCACCCAGTAGTAGTTGCCAGAACTACTTGCACaacccacatttccccccatTAAGAAGTTACTCAAGAAGCATTAGGACTGTATTTGTAAACAAACAGAGGGCACTGCACAGGAACAGTCTTGATGCTTCAGGAACGTACTTACCAGGATAAGTTCAAAAAGTGTTCCTTGGTCTACTTTCAGGAATTCTTGATCCCACACAGGGATGTcatctgttcttttctctttgttctcaTCATCCTCAGGAGGAGGTGGATCATCTTTGTGATGGGTGCACCACTGAATCACCTAATTATAGTTttgatattaattttttttatccaaGTGATTCTTCCACTAGACCCCAACTCTAACTTAGCTTCATTTTAGAAGAACTGTACCTTCTGCTCTAGATTAATATTAGAAAATACAAGGTAATGGAGCATGTTCTATGATTCATCTTAGAAGAATCAATTCCCAATCCCAGAGTTCAACAGCCTTCAAGAAGACCACTTGAGACAGTAGCTAGTAAATTAAATACTTTGGATCCTAAAAGGCAGCTCCCGGTATTAACAGTAAGCCCTGAGCTAACACAGAACTGTGCAGACAAAACCTAAGCCTCATTTTGAGGCTTTTGCACTATTTGaagaacaggggaaaaaaaattgtactgAACAGAATACTATAAAGGGGAAGAGTATAGAGAGCTATTAGCTACCCACAGGACTCCACAGTTCACAACAGTAGAGCTCacctagaaaacaaaaccttgcaAACCAaggtgttatttattttaaataaaattaaacactttCTCAGCACCCAGACAATTAAAAAGAATAGGTATCTACTGTAAAATCCTGTTCCATTCTGCCAACCCAAAGTAATTCCCAAGTTAGACGTTAATTACATGTAACTTCACAGGGAAATAATCCCCAACCCTGTACTAACCCCACAGTCCAGCCATTTACTTTGGCTCAGAGTAAAAAGCATCTCCAGATACAGCAACAcgctttttccatttttctcatttgacCCAACAGTAATCACGCTCTATTATTAAATTTAACACCAGCAGTGTACGGTGGCTATGAAGCATTTCAGTGCCACACAGCACAGTACCTGCACAACACGCTTACTGTCACTAACTCCCACCACTGCCTGTGCTTTCATCctttcattaatttctttaCATTTGGATCTCATGAACAGTCACCTCAGTTCGCAGTGCCCAGTTCGAATCAGAGCTTTAAAGCCCTGAAATGCCAGCATGCACAGATGTCAGGCACCACCTCGATACCGTAGGAAGGAAACCTTCCAGAAGGTGACTCCTGCAGGTCTTCTGTCATTAGCTGCCAGCCTCACCCCCTAGGCTGCTCTCAGACAGCCCCGCTGCCTGTGCTCATGTACCTCATATTGATTAAGCTCGTGCTAAGACataataaatgctttttatggTACATATCTAACTCCATcattaattctgtatttcattaCTGGTATATAATACTGCAACTTTCAGCATcttaccttttttaaaatagctgcaTTAACATTTGGAAGAGGGACTGGGTCATCATCACCTTCATCATCCATTCCCAGATCTAAAAATGGAAAGATGACTAAGCAATTGGCAGACAAAAGAATTGATTTTCCCCGAACTGGGCTGCCTCAACAATTCTCCCCTGTTTTATCAACACTGAGGCTGAATGGCCTGGTAGCAAAGGATCTATAACCGGGTAAGCCAGAAACTTGGATATTTTTGGTGAGGCTCTGCAGAGCACTGGCTGCATTAAACATACCAGGTTATACCAACCTGAGGTTAAGTAACTAGTAAGGCTGCCTCAGATGAGATGCTGATATGCTTTGAGCACGAACAGTCAGTTCAGCAGCCAGTTACTTGTTCAGAGCAGAACTTGATAGTTTTGTGCTCTGGGAATGCAGTATGTTCAAGAACCcaaagaaaagtatttaaatatttttaccacTTTCAAGATCTGAAGCCACAAGTTCAACCAAATCGTTCCAACTGAAATCCCCGATTCAATTTATCATTAAGAAAGCACTTAGACCTCCTAGGGTAAGTGCAGCCGATGTTTTGTCTCACACAGCAGCAGTAAATACCGCAGCCATTGAGATGCTAGTTAGCTGGCCTCTGAAGCACCTGCATTGATTCTGAGCATGCAGATTTCTTTGGCTGGTAAGACAGCAACACAAATCCttcaattaaagaaaacaaatatgcatTTACAGCATAAAGTTTCTGATAATCACCGTTTTAGAAGCCTGTCAACATGAGCATGACAGAACTGGATGGTTTGTCACTTCAGCCCTTGATGCAATTCAGGAGTCAAAGTCAAAACAAGACGATTAAAATTTTGACTTTTTACACAGAATaggcaatttttatttattttttttattatccaATAGCTGAGTGACACTCTGGCTCTTGTAGATCAGCATTGTGTATCAGCTACGTAGCTGAATAACACAGGCCTTCACTCGAGCACAGATGAGCCAGTTCTACAACATTgaggaatttaattttaagaacagCTGTGACACCATCCCTGATCAGATTTGCACACAATTAAACCAGCGTGTGCTTCTGTATTTAGACAAGTCAACTACTGTCATTAGGAGGACATCAGGTAGTACTACTTTTTGTTTAGATTAACTAATTTCATAGGTTCTGAAACCGAAATATTGACATTAAAGGGTACTGCATAAAGTTACCAATTACTGGAAATTTCAAATGCGTACTTTGAACATGGTAGCAGACACCAGTATAAGAAGTGACTGACAGTTATTCGAGCAGTACCCCAGCACTGGCCAACTCTGCTCAactcccccccgcccctccaGAACTGGGATTTCAGTTATAAGAAAATTAACACTTCGCTGGTGGGCTCACGATGCCTGATGCAACTCCTCCTCCCAACTCCTCCCCCTTCACTCACGGCACCAGAAATACAAAGCACTGTTTATTAACTGCTGATGCTTAACCACCCGTACTGCGAGGCGCCTTTTATCTGTGCGAGGAGGCTGCTCCTTGCTCAGATCAGTCCAGCTGGCGGTGCCTAGCTGACAACACTCCCCACACCTAACTTCCAGCCACACGCGTGCCACCGAACGCTGGCAGTGACACAGCCTGCGCGTGAGGGAATGGGACGGAGTGATGTTCTCCGGTGTGTTCCCACCAACTGCTGTGTTTCCTGCTCGTGTTGCTTGGAGGTTCGAAAGCAGCTCATTAAGCAGCGTGTGCAATGGTTGGAGCATTTCAgccttgttgttgttgttcttacgTATAAGGTGTCACAACCAGGCAAAGGTTTATACCCCAGGACATCATTTCAACTACATctacaaaaagattttttctaaGTTGATTTGTGAATACACCcaaaagctagaaaaaaacagtaaacaaTGAGGATTTGCACCAGACAGATTAGACACAGCTTGCTCTGTATCCCAGCCATCTGGCAATTTCCCCTCCCCCACCATGAGTTCTTTTGTTTCAAACTCATGTCAGCAAGAGATCAGAACCAAGTATTTACCCCACCTAATTTCACTGCATATGCTCACAACATAGATTTCACTTCAGATCTTTATTCAGTGCATTAGTTTCTGATCTCCCATcccatttcagaaaacacagttaGGGAGTACGAATGGTTTGCATGataaaacagtttgtttttaatacacagCAGAAGTTCCGTTTGCTTACTTTCCTGAAACTGAAGTAGGCTGTAAGCAAACAGGGGGGGCTTAGGATTTTATCAGCCTCGCTGGAATTGCTCGTAACAAGTGGACTGAACTTCAAGCTCTTTGAGAGAGCACATTCACCCAAAATGTAGTTTAAGCTCCAACAGCAACTGCTCCAGCTGTTCTGCCATAAGACAGCAAGCTGTTTACAGGCTAGGAACCCTTCTTCAGCACCATACCAGTTTGTCTCCTCTGGTCACAATTCCTGCCCAGGAAGCATTCCTGCACACACTGCTACCTCAGCACCAGGCTCCGCTCTTACCTTCCAGCATAGTCTTTATGGTTACAGACTGCTTTGCAATTTCAACATCAACTTCAAAAATCTCTCCATCTGAACTCTGCAGTTTAATTGAAGGCATCTATAAGAGAGAGAACGTTATTTTCACACAATATCCAGCAGACATTACAGGCTTAGCTGATTCAAATACGTAAGTTACCTTCATTATTTACATTgcttctgagcagcagcagatagCCCTGTGTTGCTTACAGCACGCCCAGGTTATTTGCTGCCTGAATCAAGAGGCCTAAATTCATTAGTCCTGATGTTTAAGAAGGATCAATAAAAGGAAACCTACCACCAATTtaaaagagaagggaggaaacttcttttttaaagttgaaac harbors:
- the SKP1 gene encoding S-phase kinase-associated protein 1, encoding MPSIKLQSSDGEIFEVDVEIAKQSVTIKTMLEDLGMDDEGDDDPVPLPNVNAAILKKVIQWCTHHKDDPPPPEDDENKEKRTDDIPVWDQEFLKVDQGTLFELILAANYLDIKGLLDVTCKTVANMIKGKTPEEIRKTFNIKNDFTEEEEAQVRKENQWCEEK